GGAATCAAGTCATTCATTCGGTTGATCGAACGCAAAAGCGTAGATTTCCCGCAACCAGAAGGCCCAATCAAAGCGGTAATTTCGTTCTTGTAGAATGTCATGTTGATATTATTCAGCGCTTTTTTCTTACTGTAATAAAGCGAAAGATCGCTGACTGTTAAAACTGCTTCTTTTTCCATAATTTACCTTTTTGTAAGTGACCGCTCACGCGATCAGCATTTTTTCCACCTTAAAGCCGCACTTATTTTCAGAATTAGCCAAAATGTCCAGAAACATAATCTTCTGTCGATTGCAGGCTTGGTTGCGTGAAAATTGTACTTGTCCGATCATACTCAATCAAATCACCAGCGTAGAAAAAGGCCGTATTATCAGACGCACGAGAAGCCTGAGCCATATTGTGCGTCACAATAATAATTGTATAATTTTTCTTGAGTTCCATCATTGTTTCTTCAATCTGCATCGTTGAAATCGGATCCAGCGCTGAAGCCGGTTCATCCATCAAGATGATTTCAGGCTTAACAGAAAGCGCACGAGCGATGCACAAGCGTTGAGCCTGCCCACCTGACATTGCCAGAGCAGACTGATTCAAACTGTCTTTGACTTGATCCCACAAAGCCGCTTGCTTGAGTGACGTTTCAACAATTTCATCCAATTTTTTCTTGTCTTTTATCCCCTCACGTCGATGAATGAAAGCAATATTTTCATAAATGGATTTTGGAAAAGGATTTGGTCTTTGGAAAACCATCCCGATTTGCTTACGCACCTCGAAAACATTGACCTTGGCATCGTTAATATTGACCCCTTCATAATTGATTTCACCCGTCACCCGAGCGCCATCAATTGTGTCATTCATCCGATTTAAAGCACGTAAATAAGTTGATTTCCCAGAACCAGAAGGCCCAATTAGCGCCGTAATTTCATTTTTAGGAAAAGCCATTGTCACACCGTGAATCGCTTCTTTCGTTCCATTATAGAAAACCCGCAAATCCTTAGTGGATAATGCAATTTTTTCTTGCTCAGGCACCATAATTTTGCGCTGAGACCAATCATAAGTTGTTGCCATAATATTCCTTTAAGCTGTCTACCCAACCTTTTAAACCGTTGAGTGCCATTTTACGATATCAATCTGTCAGTTTTAAAGGTCTGAAACTCTTTTTTCACTCACTTTAAAAAGACAAATTTATTTACCTTATCTAAATTATCAAGTGTCTAAATCAATTTGACGAAGTCAATTTCTTATGGATTCGATTACCCAAGAAGCGCGCCCCTAAGTTAAAGAGCAATACAAAGATAATCAAAACTGCTGAAGCTCCCGCTGAAATTTGTTGAGCAGTAGAAATCGTTCCCTCAGTATTAAGTGCCCAGATATGAACAGCGAGAGTTTCCGCTGGACGAAAAAGTGACAAAGGTGAAGTCAAACTCATCGGATTCCAGTTGGCCCAATTGATTGGCAAGTTGGTTTGACCCGCAGTATAAATCAATGCCGCAGCCTCACCAAAGACCCGTCCAGAAGATAGGATAACCCCAGTAATAATTCCAGGCACCGCAGCCGGCAAAATTACCTGTGTTGCTGTTTCCCAACGTGACATTCCCAGAGCCAGACCACCCTCACGTTGAGCCGTTGGAATCGCCCGCAATGATTCTTCAACATTCCGTGTCATCAATGGTAAGTTGAAAACTGTTAGTGCCAAGGCACCAGATAAAACGGAGAAACCAAGACCAAATTGTAAAACGAAAATCAGCATCCCAAACAAACCAACAACGATTGAAGGAAGGGAAGATAAAACCTCAATAGCTGAGCGAACCACACCCGTCAACCAATGCTTTTGATTCGCATACTCTGACAAATAAATTCCCGCACCAAGCGATAAAGGAACCGAAATAATCAAAGTCACAATCAAAAGATAAACAGAGTTAAAAAGTTGGACAGCAATACCACCACCAGTTAGCGGATTAGAAACTGTAAAAATAAATCTAGGATCCTTAAAGAGAACAGGCAGCCCTCTTAATAAGATATAAGCCAGTAAAAAGGCAAGGATTAGAACAATAATACCAGAAAGGACGTAAAGAACGCCAGTGGCAATTTTGTCAGAACGTTTAGCATTCATTATTTAAGGCTTCCTTTCTTAGCAATCGCACGCATCGCAAGGTTAAAGAGCAGTGACATAAGCAACAAGAGCAAAGCTAATGACCATAGTGCATTAAGTTGAATCCCCGGTGTTGCATTGGGAATCCCCGAAGTCAAAATTGAAGTTAAAGTTGATGCAGGAGAAATTAAATCTTTTGGCATCATAACAGCATTTCCGACTACCATTTGGATTGCCAAAGCTTCCCCAAAGGCACGCGCCATCCCAAAAATGACCGCAGTCAAGATTCCTGGAGTAGCAGCTCGTAAAAGGACACGCCAAATCGTTTGCCAGCGTGTCGCCCCAAGACCAAGCGAAGCTTCCTTATAGTAGCTTGGCACTGCTTTGAGCGCATCGACCGTCATTGATGTTACCGTCGGCAAAATCATAACGAAAAGGACAAAAACACCAGATAAAAGTCCTAGACCAGTCCCCCAAAGACATTACGAATAACTGGTACAACGACCGTCAAACCAATAAATCCATAAACAACCGAAGGAATCCCAACCAACAATTCAATAACTGGTTGCAAGATTTTTTTACCGTATTTTGGTGAAATTTCAGTCATATAAATTCCCGCACCGATAGCAAACGGAGTTGCCACAAGAGCCGAAAGGACCGTTACAATCAATGAACCAGAAAACATTGGTAACGCACCAACTGCGGGTTTTCCGTCTGGTCCAAGATTACCTGGAGACCAATTTGTTCCAAAAAGGAATCTAAAAGGATTTACACCATCCGAGTAGAACGTCGACAATCCTTTTTGAGCGACAAAAACAAGAATCGCACCAACCACAAAGACAATGAGGGCGATACAAAGGAACGTCAAGCTCTTACCGAACTTCTCAAGTTTAGAATTTTTATTGCTAGAAAGCAATTTTTCTTTGATTTTTGAATTTTCCATAGGGACCTAACTATTTTTTGTTGATTTGCATATTGCTTGACAAACTAAATGTTTTTATTTTTTCATTTGCTTGTTCTAGCACAAATTAAAGCTGACCTGCGCCAGTTTTAATATTTTATGAGCTAAGCTTTTGCTATATTTTTTATTTAATTTTTTCGACATTCCCCTTAGAATCACGGTCAACTTTCATTTCTGAAACACGAATATAACCTAATTCTTCGAGAGTCTTTTTATCATTTTTAACATAATTGATAAATTTATTTTCAACTGTATTCTTATGAGCCTTATTGGTATACATATGTTCGTATGACCAAATTTTCCA
The DNA window shown above is from Lactococcus sp. S-13 and carries:
- the pstA gene encoding phosphate ABC transporter permease PstA is translated as MNAKRSDKIATGVLYVLSGIIVLILAFLLAYILLRGLPVLFKDPRFIFTVSNPLTGGGIAVQLFNSVYLLIVTLIISVPLSLGAGIYLSEYANQKHWLTGVVRSAIEVLSSLPSIVVGLFGMLIFVLQFGLGFSVLSGALALTVFNLPLMTRNVEESLRAIPTAQREGGLALGMSRWETATQVILPAAVPGIITGVILSSGRVFGEAAALIYTAGQTNLPINWANWNPMSLTSPLSLFRPAETLAVHIWALNTEGTISTAQQISAGASAVLIIFVLLFNLGARFLGNRIHKKLTSSN
- the pstB gene encoding phosphate ABC transporter ATP-binding protein PstB produces the protein MATTYDWSQRKIMVPEQEKIALSTKDLRVFYNGTKEAIHGVTMAFPKNEITALIGPSGSGKSTYLRALNRMNDTIDGARVTGEINYEGVNINDAKVNVFEVRKQIGMVFQRPNPFPKSIYENIAFIHRREGIKDKKKLDEIVETSLKQAALWDQVKDSLNQSALAMSGGQAQRLCIARALSVKPEIILMDEPASALDPISTMQIEETMMELKKNYTIIIVTHNMAQASRASDNTAFFYAGDLIEYDRTSTIFTQPSLQSTEDYVSGHFG